A window from Drosophila kikkawai strain 14028-0561.14 chromosome 2L, DkikHiC1v2, whole genome shotgun sequence encodes these proteins:
- the LOC138928731 gene encoding uncharacterized protein gives MATCCFSKCPNGQKKFLRHITVYCWLCDNIAHIGCADLGQNGSRITDRIRENPGLDWTCPSCLHIKSDMRVFMRQTHLEFQSLAAGFKELSTRFQKAEHHFKSLKLLSDPANKNISILSEKFLSLPDPTCPLMQFSPRDKPVAVDNSSGDDAASIPTTVLEDLVKPLDQQPVNVVQVSTLHASSAITLLSAYSFG, from the exons atgGCTACGTGTTGTTTCTCTAAGTGCCCGaacggccaaaaaaaatttttgcgGCATATCACTGTCTACTGCTGGCTCTGCGATAATATCGCTCACATTGGATGTGCCGATCTGGGGCAAAATGGATCGCGAATCACCGATCGCATTCGAGAAAATCCTGGATTGGACTGGACGTGCCCAAGCTGCCTGCATATCAAATCCGATATGCGGGTCTTCATGAGGCAGACTCACCTGGAGTTTCAGTCGTTGGCGGCCGGCTTTAAGGAGTTGTCAACTCGCTTCCAGAAGGCGGAACATCACTTCAAGTCGCTAAAACTACTAAGTGAccccgcaaacaaaaacataagCATCCTGTCTGAAAAGTTCTTATCTCTTCCAGACCCTACATGCCCCCTTATGCAGTTCAGCCCACGAGACAAGCCCGTAGCTGTGGATAACAGCTCTGGTGATGATGCTGCATCGATCCCAACTACTGTGCTTGAAGATCTCGTCAAGCCATTGGATCAGCAACCCGTCAATGTTGTCCAGGTATCCACGCTGCATGCAAGCTCA gccatcacgttactttcggcctatagctttggataa